DNA sequence from the Perca fluviatilis chromosome 4, GENO_Pfluv_1.0, whole genome shotgun sequence genome:
CGGCTGAGACGGTAGTTGAATGCCCTCTTGTCAACCGTGAGGTTTGAGCCGGGGAAGGGTCGCAGCAGGTTCATACGAAGAGGAAAGGCCTCATCCCCCACAAAAACATGTGGTAGGCGGCCACGGTGTTCAGCTCCAGCATTAACGCAGTCCTCTGGCAGGTCCAAGGTGCCATCCTTCAGGGCCTCACCAAATGGGGAGTTGTTCAGGGTCCCACCGTCGCTGTTCCGGCCATAGCTACCCACATCCACCACCCGGAACAAATAATCTGCATCCACTATAGCAAGCAACACGATGGAAAATGTGTGCTTGTAGTTGAAGTACAGAGAACCTGAGTTGGAGGGGGCCTGAATGACAACATGCTTCCCGTCGATGGAACCCAAGCAGTTTGGGAAATTCCACTTGTGGAAGAAGTCATCAGCGATGGCACTCCAGTCCTCCTTGGTTGGTACGGGCATGAACTCATCCACCAGGCAGTCCCATATGGCCTGACATACCTCTCCAACTATGTTGGCCACAGTGGTGCGGCCCACCCTGTAAGCGTAACTAATTACTTTGAATGAGTTACCAGTGGAAAGGTAtctgtgaaaaacaaacaacaaaaaaacatgattaatataaaataaaaattgaactTACATggtatatagcctacatgtgaTACATGAGTATTGCATACTATTCACATGAGTAAATACACCTTTGATGCAAATCTACATTACTACTTGTTTAAGTATTGCAATGAAGTTCTTTATTCTTCTCTTCTGCAGAGCAGACTCAACAGTAATCAAAATGCTTTGTATAATCATAGACAACagcatactgacacacacacacacacacacactactcagtATATGACACCCTGTATGATTGGCATAGAAAATTGGTAATGGTAAGCAGTAGCCTCATCAAACTTGTATGATCACGAATCAGCAATAAATATGCGTGGGAAAAAAATGCATACTACACCAATGTCATAAATGTTGTGCAGTAAACCGAAAAAGGCCACTCACCGAAGACAAATAGCCAGACGCTCAGCTGGCCCTATAGATGCGCGCATCTGAGTATCTCGCTTGGCGATCTGTGGCCTGACCCAGGAGAGCAGATTATCAAATTGCTCCTTGGTGAGCCTGAAATAACCCTGGAACAGATGATCGTCCACACGCAACTCCTGCACCAGTTGATGGTACTCGCCAATGCTCCTACGGTCCTGAAGGATTGGAAGAACCCAATGCATGTGCTGCCGCCGCCGCTGCCGCTGTCTTCTCCGGCAATAAAGAAGGGTGAGACCCAAAATCTTGCACACCTCATTTTTTTTGCAAGTTTTGCGCCAAGAAAAGAACGCAAAATTAGCGCGAAGGAACATTATTggtgaattttattttagtttgtgCGGGTAATTGGCTTAACTAACTTAATTTATTCATAACATAACATGAACTGTAAAATAGCGGGAGGACATTTGATTTGTGCATAATGCAGCATACAAGATCAGAACATAATATGAATATAATATGAGCAGAATATAAATTGCAACACATTcaagaaaacttaaaaaaaaagggagagagagagagagagagagagagagagagagatgacgaGTGGTTAGTTTCACAAGCTAGCAACGATAGCTTGCTAGCAAACAAAACTACCTGCTAGCTACCTAGCTTCAACCCTCTGCTAGCTGCCTAGCAGCCGGTGTTCTGTTGCGGTCTtgcgttgtttgttttgtgacaCCACACGCTCGAGGCAAACTGCGTTGCGGCGAAATTCGCGTGGTGTTTCGCTGTGTGACTAGTAATGTTCCCACCTTTCATGCTGTGATGAGGAATTTTATGTACAAATTTGAGTCGCTTAACtggttaaaaagaaatatatatatatatatatatatatatatatatatatatataatggctTTAACTAACCCAACATAAAGTTACGCAACTTAAGTTACATTTCCTATTTTGGGAAAAATTGGAACAAATATCTGTAAGTGTTCAACTTCAAAAtgtagaacttttttttttacatatttaataCTGAAATGGACCTATGTGTCTGAAATAAAGTTGAACTGAACTGATTGCAGGATGTAAAGGGTTCTGACTCAGGTAGACCACCATGTCCAATTCCACATGCAAAGCTATCCAAAGAGAGGCTTGTAGAGTGAAACATGGTTTATTCAAAGGATATGATAAAAAGAGACATACATAAAGTAACCATATACAAAGCTGGATTATCAAAAAAACTGACCTTGTGCTGAAATTCACTTTCCTGTAACCAAAATACAGTCTACATCTGTGGTCAGAAACAAACtgacagggaaagtaaaaacaaatcgctatttataccactaaaaaggctcgaaatatcaccaaacttcaacgtTAGCATagtgagggtccctacatgttaaccgaagcattgagaactttgttaAGTGTACAGACAAAGAGCTGCGGGAGCTCCATCAAAGGgctacaagagagagagagctactgGTAGTCAATGCCGCAACACAGACTAGAGGGACAAGATGGACAGTTATCCACTGAGTAAGtacactagctagctagacaaGTTATGTTTACATCGGTGCGATTATTTAAGATATATTGTGCAAATTGCTTTTGATTTTAGTTGGCATCGCCAGCTGTAAGTCATGACTGGTACGAGACTCTGTTGCGgcatagctctctctctctctcgtagccctttcactgagctcccgcagctcttcGTCTGTACACTtaacaaagttctcaatgcttcggttaacatgtagggaccctcactATGCTACCtttgaagtttggtgatattttgagtcttttttgtggtataaatagcgatttgtttttactttccctgtgccccgaatactgtAATGTTGTAAGCTAGGTTAaccagcggtccgcgctagtgTCATTGAAGCTCCAAACACAATccattagcatgaaaacatgtcccagagaacgacagagtgggtacacatccgTTATTAGCCCCTAGGTTCGTCCTTTAAGCCTACGGTCAAACTGAAGGCTGAACGGCAGACGTGTTCATCTCGCTGTTTCTGTACTGTCAATAGCCGGTACGTTGGGGTACAACCATTACACGTCACTACCCCAGAATGCATTGAGACGTAAATAACCATGGTGGCTTACGAGGGAacagattttctgcattttttaacagaaaacaaaacatttggattATTTTTGTATCACCTTCTAATAGCTGACGCCCACGTTAATCTTATAAGGCCAACATGTCGTACTAGTCGGGGTtccttttaaaggggtgatagaatgcaaaaccgattttaccctgtcatagttgaataacgacagtttggtgggtaaataggacatacatagaagctcaaaatcccactgacacccctttactatgaaaatctcatattttgaaactgcctctgaaaacgggcgaatcccaacaaagctgaggcgcttgcgcaagcatctcaaaatccgaaccttaagagaacagtcacgcccaacatttacataggctacacaactgacctgagatcaggtagtcttctgaatctagttaggtcacgcagatctctgctattccattacaaaattcacttctgaaattttTTATGcggaaatcaaccatataaagctcgaatatgggccgccttctaaaaaggatggctaattgcaaatttttctccgactgtgtgtcggagtttagtgccggtgttggtgctgcctgggttcgctacatcgccaccctgaccgcagtgtcagcggaGCTTGTTACACCTCGCAATCTTTTACCGGCCCGCAgcggttccagttaatcttatagtgggtatgtgtgttgagttatttaaacaaacaatcggaaaataaacgcctcttgtccgcgagtctcattgatagatccgcggtgagatggagtccatcaatgagagctagcagctcctcctaactctgacattcacaaaaatacattcaattgaaatccgaaatcggaagtgttagctaagctttgtaagaccttgaggaacctgtaatattcatgccggtgacgaaattcaaactgtaaatataatttagttatggcgaagtgagcaagctgcggtatttccccattgtaatgaatgggacatatagcaagcagctgttcgtctCTACAAAGACGCcatgcgttcataaaaatgcctttaaaatcaaatcggacacaactgttagctttataagacattggggaatgatgttgtataagtggcgtgacgaaattcaaactgtaaatataatttagttatggcgacaatgtagctagctagtctgcggtatttccccattgtaatgaatgggacatatagcaagcagctgctcggtcctacaaagacgctacccgtcataaaaatgccttaaaatcaaatcggacacaacggttagctttataagacattggggaatgagttGTGTATgaggcgtgacgaaattcaaacagtaaatataatttagttatggcgaaagtgtagctagctagcgcggtatttccccattgtaatgaatgggacatatagcaagcagctgcttgtcctacaaaggcTTACccagcgttcataaaaatgccttaaaatcaaatcggacacaacggttagctttataagacattggggaatgatgttgtataagtggcggcgaaattcaaactgtaaatataatttagttatgacgcaatgtagctagctagctgctgtatttccccattgtaatgaatatagcaagcagctgctcgtcctacaaagacgcgcTTATGTTCAtataaaatgccttaaaatcaaatcggacacaacggttagctttataagacattggggaatgatgttgtataagtggcggatcgaaattcaaactgtaaatataatttagttatgacgacaATGTAGCTAAGTagcgcggtatttccccattgtaatgaatgggacatatagcaagcagctgctcgtccctACAAAGAcgctcgcgttcataaaaatgccttaaaatcaaatcgggcacgttagctttataagacattgggacattcaaaaccgtaaatgtattatttatagatatagttatgccggcagctggcgcGGAGgcccgtatgcagtatccacaaagggtgactttgccctgggtatggagcccagcaggctgtcgctttctgccagactgtgtggagctcctaaagtccgacacgtcttaccaaatttgcaattagccatcatttttgtaaaacggcccatatttgagctttatatagttgatttctcgcttaaaaaagtctcagaagtgaatttggtaatgaaacattgcagtgtctggaatatgacattctgtcgcttctctaatgtatgtgtattggggattcgctcaaccaatcagcgcgcatctctaatgtctgcgtatggcaagtcactcaaccaatcaccgcgcagcacatctaaatattcatgaccataccatatttggaagaaaagctcttgttacaaatagggccaaaacacagggatgcataagggcccataaaatatcaaccaggccattttcagcccaaccaatgttacataccccattaggagaccataaggaacagtgtgaaataccctatataatcattctatcacccctttaaagaaacCAACTCATAATTCATATCCAAAAGCAGGACAGACTAGTGGACTGTGAGAGCAGAAAACACAGCAAAGCACATTCTCCAACATGACCAATGACCTGAACTCTAATGTATATTACATATGTAGTGATGGAAACAGGCAAGTGTCCAGAACAACGAGAGGCCGATTACAAGATATACATACATAGTTTATTCACAAAATCTGCATGagataaaaacagtaaaaggAAAAGGCCGACAGCGCCAGTGTTGAGCTACACAGTAGAGACTTTAGGGAAGGAGTGCACTAAGGTGACCACTGACACAATCACTTGATATTAATAACAAGAATGCACAGTAATCATTTAAAGGCAATTAATATGCTTTAGGacccaaaacaaacaacaaaagagCAATGCTCCAAAAGAACAAAATACCACTGCACACTTTAAAACCCACACATTAACTGTTCACTGTTCATGCAGGGAATAATAGAAGAATTAACACCTCAATCCACTCTAGCAGGCAATAAGGGGTCTCTAAAGCTAGATCTGAGCCTATAACCAAGTCAGGCTCATAGACAGGGGGGGTTTGGGTGGTTCAaaagccccccctccccttaTTGCCAAAGGTACATAGTTTAAGTATGTGTTTTTTAACTAGGCTAGTTTTGTGTTGTTCTAATGAACAAGTGTCTTTTAAAATAACCGATAATTCAAATCCCTCTCAAATCAACATGATCTTGACCAAACCGAAGCCCTGAACTTGTTAACTGGCACGCAGCATGGACCAATTTAATGTATCAACAATCTAAGCAGCTAACTTTATGCACTTACAACAAAATGTttgagtgcatgtgtgagtgagagcgtgcGTTTGGATTAAAAAAGGTGGTGTACGTGATGACATAAATATTTTCGATCAAAAAGTGTGTTAGTTAAGATATCAGCAGACAAGCTAATCCAGTACAAATAAGTGCATAAAAAGTCACCAAAATGAAGTATTTGAACCTTAAATACAAAACGAGGAAGAAAACTTCAAAAAagtccactttttgaaaaaaagaagtccTTCCACAAGGCTGGCTATGGGCCTGCATGTCCAGAATGTCACAGCACCCGTCAGCGATATCCTATACCCgttaataatatttaaaaaagaaaaaacaaaagaactCAACTAAAAAAGCTAACAAATTTTACAAAGAAATGCCCCTTAGTCTAATCGAAATTAATGTGGGAAAAACAATGACAATATTGCACTTGAAGACcgtcatataaaaaaataaatcaacatacTTACAACAACATATTTTAGGACCCAACATCAAAT
Encoded proteins:
- the LOC120557668 gene encoding uncharacterized protein LOC120557668 yields the protein MHWVLPILQDRRSIGEYHQLVQELRVDDHLFQGYFRLTKEQFDNLLSWVRPQIAKRDTQMRASIGPAERLAICLRYLSTGNSFKVISYAYRVGRTTVANIVGEVCQAIWDCLVDEFMPVPTKEDWSAIADDFFHKWNFPNCLGSIDGKHVVIQAPSNSGSLYFNYKHTFSIVLLAIVDADYLFRVVDVGSYGRNSDGGTLNNSPFGEALKDGTLDLPEDCVNAGAEHRGRLPHVFVGDEAFPLRMNLLRPFPGSNLTVDKRAFNYRLSRAKLTVECAFGILSSQWRMYNPATRVGSNNACRATFRVRDTFSEYFNAEGSVYWQPQPQP